One Polyangiaceae bacterium DNA window includes the following coding sequences:
- a CDS encoding TIGR00725 family protein has protein sequence MTKTDPQAHVTRRRFVLAAIGNGGVLPPAVEALAVDVGRLAIDAGFRVVTGGLSGVMEAVCRGARASSSWRDGDILGILPGYDRRAANPYIDIVVPTGMQIGRNIIVTAMADVVLVIGGGAGTLSEIAVAWQLGKPIVALEKTGGFAAEYAGKSIDARRNDVVLGAETAEEAIRISLELVARERKEPGDIGSGWRNRE, from the coding sequence ATGACGAAAACCGATCCACAAGCGCATGTTACTCGACGTAGGTTTGTCCTCGCAGCGATCGGCAACGGTGGCGTTTTGCCTCCCGCCGTCGAAGCTCTAGCAGTCGACGTCGGACGGCTTGCGATCGATGCTGGATTTCGCGTCGTGACGGGAGGTTTGTCTGGGGTCATGGAGGCGGTTTGTCGCGGGGCGCGAGCGTCGTCATCGTGGCGCGATGGCGACATTCTCGGCATTCTTCCTGGTTACGACAGGCGAGCTGCCAACCCGTACATCGATATCGTCGTGCCCACGGGAATGCAGATTGGGCGCAACATCATCGTGACCGCCATGGCGGATGTCGTCCTGGTGATTGGCGGCGGCGCCGGGACGCTCAGCGAAATTGCCGTCGCGTGGCAACTCGGCAAACCCATCGTAGCACTCGAAAAGACGGGCGGTTTTGCCGCAGAGTATGCCGGAAAAAGCATCGATGCGCGGCGCAACGACGTCGTGCTCGGCGCAGAGACGGCCGAAGAAGCCATACGAATTTCGCTCGAGTTGGTCGCTCGTGAGCGCAAGGAACCAGGAGACATCGGCAGCGGCTGGAGAAACCGCGAATGA
- a CDS encoding RNA-binding protein yields the protein MGNRLYVGNLSFSTTQASIETAFAVAGEVREVAMPTDRETGQPRGFAFVTMGNEQAANSAIAQLNGCMLDGRAIKVNEAQERPARSGGGYGGGGGGGYGGGGGRDRGGRGYSRY from the coding sequence ATGGGCAATCGCCTTTACGTCGGAAATCTCTCCTTCAGCACCACCCAAGCCTCCATCGAAACTGCCTTCGCCGTCGCTGGCGAGGTTCGTGAGGTTGCCATGCCAACGGATCGCGAGACGGGGCAACCGCGCGGTTTTGCATTCGTGACGATGGGCAATGAGCAAGCGGCAAACAGCGCGATCGCACAGCTCAACGGCTGCATGCTCGATGGCCGCGCAATCAAGGTCAACGAGGCGCAAGAGCGTCCCGCGCGTTCCGGCGGCGGATATGGCGGCGGCGGCGGTGGTGGATATGGCGGCGGCGGCGGTCGTGACCGTGGCGGTCGCGGCTACAGCAGATACTGA
- a CDS encoding polysaccharide deacetylase family protein, with amino-acid sequence MTHPLVILCFHRILPESYQHGSDKPYFQRQTALSVERFCHLLDELQKHAAILPPGAIFDWPRSAQTANRPAALLTFDDGYADIVTFALPELQRRKLRAIVCVSTAPLTDGYVFPVDRWYAAMNAATFRRGTLTEFGLQPWSFDLDREEDFGRWIDGPEKRAFVRANDDAQERLLRHVETVLGVTHRPATPKLLDIDGLRTLVDEGFLIGSHGHRHVHLPTLGEEVLRDELDRAFSFFPKHDFPIARIIAYPDGVTNAQTEALARARGFSVGLSLGSCAAMPNDSRMRLPRFIPTNDPTWFARRLEPIFKAVTR; translated from the coding sequence GTGACGCATCCTCTTGTCATTTTGTGCTTTCATCGCATTCTTCCGGAATCGTACCAACACGGCTCGGACAAACCATACTTTCAAAGGCAAACGGCTTTGTCCGTCGAGCGATTTTGCCATCTGCTCGATGAGTTACAAAAACACGCGGCCATTCTTCCTCCCGGAGCCATCTTCGACTGGCCGCGCAGCGCTCAAACAGCGAATCGACCTGCCGCACTGCTGACGTTCGACGACGGTTATGCAGACATCGTGACGTTTGCTCTGCCCGAGCTACAACGTCGTAAGTTGCGGGCAATCGTATGCGTCTCGACCGCGCCGCTGACCGATGGCTACGTGTTTCCCGTCGATCGCTGGTATGCTGCGATGAATGCCGCCACCTTTCGTCGAGGTACGCTGACGGAGTTTGGCTTGCAGCCATGGTCGTTCGATCTGGATCGCGAGGAAGATTTTGGCCGCTGGATAGATGGCCCGGAAAAACGAGCGTTCGTCCGTGCAAACGACGATGCACAAGAAAGACTGCTCCGTCACGTCGAAACGGTGCTTGGCGTCACGCATCGACCCGCCACACCAAAGCTGCTCGACATCGATGGGCTACGCACGCTCGTCGACGAAGGGTTTTTGATCGGATCGCACGGACATCGACACGTGCATTTGCCTACCTTGGGCGAGGAAGTGCTTCGTGACGAGCTCGATCGAGCGTTTTCATTTTTTCCGAAACATGACTTTCCGATCGCAAGGATCATTGCGTACCCCGACGGAGTCACGAATGCGCAAACGGAGGCACTGGCACGTGCCCGAGGCTTTTCCGTCGGACTCTCGCTCGGCTCATGTGCGGCGATGCCGAATGATTCTCGCATGCGCTTGCCACGTTTCATTCCGACGAACGATCCGACGTGGTTCGCGAGGCGCCTCGAGCCCATTTTCAAAGCGGTAACACGCTGA
- a CDS encoding glycosyltransferase: MGAPLLSVVIPLRNRSGVRLENCLRSLRWQEGVPGEDVEIVSSDFGSVPEHRDALQEAAKAHGATVYYTPTQGLWNRSRALNIGIKRARGQYTFCTDVDMVLAPTFFKTLLDTQEKLGGRGLLMCQCLDLGKETEGRVVDFADLESWKRSATYRSARGLGGCQCAETQWFHGVRGFDEKYTYWGAEDNDLARRAEKDGRVLEWITERTYMLHQWHPTAEFDRPWLVKKNRWRLKWTGWIVRKNWFGWGE, encoded by the coding sequence ATGGGCGCTCCTTTGTTGTCGGTCGTCATTCCACTTCGTAATCGATCGGGCGTGCGCCTCGAGAACTGTTTGCGCAGTTTGCGCTGGCAAGAGGGCGTTCCGGGTGAGGACGTCGAGATCGTTTCGAGCGACTTTGGCAGCGTGCCCGAGCATCGCGATGCGTTGCAAGAGGCGGCGAAAGCGCATGGGGCGACGGTGTACTACACGCCGACGCAAGGTCTCTGGAACCGGTCACGGGCTCTCAACATCGGCATCAAACGGGCTCGAGGCCAATATACTTTTTGCACCGACGTGGACATGGTGCTTGCACCAACGTTTTTCAAGACGTTGCTGGATACGCAGGAAAAGCTTGGAGGGCGCGGATTGCTGATGTGCCAGTGCCTGGATCTCGGCAAGGAAACCGAAGGACGAGTCGTCGACTTCGCGGACCTCGAATCATGGAAACGATCTGCAACCTATCGGTCAGCGCGCGGGCTGGGCGGGTGCCAGTGTGCCGAAACGCAATGGTTTCACGGAGTCCGAGGTTTTGACGAAAAGTACACGTATTGGGGTGCAGAGGACAATGACTTGGCACGTCGCGCCGAGAAGGATGGCCGGGTCCTCGAGTGGATCACGGAGCGCACGTACATGCTTCATCAATGGCATCCGACGGCCGAGTTCGATAGACCGTGGCTGGTCAAAAAGAACCGATGGCGTCTGAAATGGACGGGCTGGATCGTGCGGAAGAATTGGTTTGGCTGGGGGGAATGA
- a CDS encoding phytanoyl-CoA dioxygenase family protein — protein sequence MTLDYSMMNVGASLSRHGFTILPRLLDQRALDALAASFAHHEAANIPRSAQVLFVHTPPPPDTPPFDNLMLQWLNPHKRKAPLSTFPIATSLRPVIEELLGDTAVLFQDLLLDKGESQRSRFAWHQDYPFWPVDKPRGLVVWVPIDPVDEVAGSLVLAAGSHLSGIGPAIDLHSGNAQPGTTGKVADIDDYEHVCRKLDPGDAIVFHPLVWHASAPNRSGKRRRAWASSWLSASTRICHARAPRHPLCKIIPDGTPVSEWERFGI from the coding sequence ATGACGCTGGACTACAGCATGATGAACGTCGGCGCCTCCCTCTCCCGTCACGGTTTTACCATCCTCCCTCGGCTCCTCGACCAGCGCGCGCTCGATGCCCTCGCCGCCTCGTTCGCGCACCACGAAGCTGCCAACATTCCTCGGAGTGCCCAGGTTCTTTTCGTCCACACGCCTCCCCCGCCGGATACTCCTCCCTTCGACAACCTCATGCTGCAATGGCTGAATCCACATAAACGAAAAGCCCCTCTTTCGACATTTCCCATTGCAACATCTTTGCGCCCCGTCATCGAAGAGTTGCTCGGCGACACAGCCGTGTTGTTTCAAGACCTGCTGCTCGACAAAGGTGAATCGCAACGCAGTCGCTTTGCTTGGCACCAGGATTATCCATTTTGGCCCGTCGACAAACCTCGAGGCTTGGTCGTTTGGGTACCCATCGATCCCGTCGATGAAGTAGCTGGAAGCCTCGTGCTCGCTGCCGGAAGTCATCTGTCAGGCATTGGTCCGGCCATCGATTTGCACTCGGGAAACGCGCAACCAGGTACGACGGGCAAAGTCGCCGACATCGACGACTACGAGCACGTTTGTCGAAAACTCGATCCAGGTGATGCCATCGTATTTCATCCGCTCGTCTGGCATGCATCGGCGCCAAATCGATCAGGAAAACGACGACGAGCATGGGCATCGAGCTGGCTTTCTGCGTCCACACGCATCTGTCACGCCCGCGCACCGCGGCACCCGCTATGCAAAATCATCCCCGACGGAACGCCCGTCTCCGAATGGGAAAGGTTTGGCATATGA